GCGTATTGTACCTGAGCGTTACTATCATGTACCCCAGCTCCTTGGTCTAAAGAAGAACTTTGATAATCTTGTGACGAGCCGTGTTCCGTTTCTTGCTGGTAATGCGACGAAGGCATGTAGTAGGATTGCGATGAAACAGCTGATTGTGGCACGTATTGGTACTGGTACTCATAATTTTGAGGAAGGGAAGGTTGTTTGTAAATAGAATAACCTTTTGGCATCGTCATGTAGTGTTGACGCACGTAGCTAGATGGGTATCTGGCCATTACAGGTTGAACTGCGGAGTACTGCACTCCATCAGACAGATGCGCTTGTGTGTATGTTGGCTGGACATACGGGTGTGCGTAATGTTGAGGCTCGTATTGTGAAGAGGGAGCTTCACCTCCCTGTTGACTGTAGCCCTCAGCTCCTTGGCTCTCAAGACCATGGCTAGGGTACGCCATAACCTGAGGAGCAAACTTATATCCAGCTTTCTTGAAATACTGGTTCACCAGCTCTTGCAAATTCAAATGATTCAAGTAATTAGACAGAGGATAATTTTGCGGTAGGTTAGCATACAGCTCAGCTGTTGGGTTGGTTAGTGATGAGCTTGGAATCCTCAATACTAAGACTGGGACAACTTTTTGTTCCAAGTGAGAGCCAGGAGTGTGTAAATGATCTTGGGTCAGTCCAACGTTTTGGAACTCTGGGTTCTTGATCAGTTGTGAAGGATCGACAAGGTAATCAGGCATCACTGTAGGGAACTGTCCAGATAGACCAGAGAATTGTTCACCGTTGTAAGTCGTGTACAGAGTTGAAGGGTGCGATGAGTAAGAGTTGCTGCTGTGATCCGCAGATGAATAAGAAACTGGTTGTGGTGCAGGAGTTGTGAACTCAATCGCTGGTTTATCATAATGATAGGCTGGCTTCTCATCCTTCACTTGCACTAATTCAAAAGCTTGAGATGGCTGAATTTCaacacttgtttttattttgcctGAGTGATCATAATGATTTATAGAGGTTGAATGAACGTTATTAGGAGGGATGTCTTCTTGCGAATAAGGATATATCATGAATTTTCCTTTTTCTTGTGCTGGTTTTCCGAAGTAAGAGTATGTGTAACCGTTATTGGTTTTGTATCCATATCCAAGGTTAGCGTCAATGGTACGCTTTCCTTTGCTTTTTGTGTCTGTATCGTTTACTATCTCAATGGCTATAACAGCTGGGAAATGTGTAGGAGCTTTTGGTTTAGCTTCACTagcatttttaacatttttcttttcttctttagGAGCATCATTATTCTTAATACCATACTTTGCTTCTACATCTCTTAAGAATTTCTTCTCTTCTGCTGTCAGGGTTGTGTTTGAtgctttatctttatcttttacTTCTGATTTGTATTTCTTTGGATCTGGTTCGGCGCATGTTGTGGTCAGCACCACGCAAAACAGCATCTGGaattgatataaaaaatctattaatattgattttgtaCAAGCATTTAATTAATCGATTTAAACAGACgtataatttaaagttaaatataatcATCGTGATAGATTTACAAATTATGAATCTGTGTACATATTACACAGATTTGGACATCTGTCCAAAGTTACtgtaaaataatcaatatttcTCAACAATTACGAAAACTAAATTCTGAA
This genomic interval from Spodoptera frugiperda isolate SF20-4 chromosome 6, AGI-APGP_CSIRO_Sfru_2.0, whole genome shotgun sequence contains the following:
- the LOC118267833 gene encoding uncharacterized protein LOC118267833, which encodes MRFYLLMLFCVVLTTTCAEPDPKKYKSEVKDKDKASNTTLTAEEKKFLRDVEAKYGIKNNDAPKEEKKNVKNASEAKPKAPTHFPAVIAIEIVNDTDTKSKGKRTIDANLGYGYKTNNGYTYSYFGKPAQEKGKFMIYPYSQEDIPPNNVHSTSINHYDHSGKIKTSVEIQPSQAFELVQVKDEKPAYHYDKPAIEFTTPAPQPVSYSSADHSSNSYSSHPSTLYTTYNGEQFSGLSGQFPTVMPDYLVDPSQLIKNPEFQNVGLTQDHLHTPGSHLEQKVVPVLVLRIPSSSLTNPTAELYANLPQNYPLSNYLNHLNLQELVNQYFKKAGYKFAPQVMAYPSHGLESQGAEGYSQQGGEAPSSQYEPQHYAHPYVQPTYTQAHLSDGVQYSAVQPVMARYPSSYVRQHYMTMPKGYSIYKQPSLPQNYEYQYQYVPQSAVSSQSYYMPSSHYQQETEHGSSQDYQSSSLDQGAGVHDSNAQVQYASVSPGYEAAVTPSAEYGTPGVQYGTPPQHAEAEYEHSGTVAPEYGPPQEQYSQSISPGYESSVTPAPEYGPAKESGVSQDQVSQYYTQTQHDQQDHTVFSPQSGQSSHASQADVGGQQNYGYQQVQQSEQQDDQGLVLTENYPSKDHTIATVLPSHYKTGKQNSGTIQTVSYVTPLPHPKYQMPYRVMVPKTFLYNPSTEKVTYVHSRPMSSSYSQSSHHDYNPETEYTVGYRHVPSIGKQKPSSFPRNYHSHPKRMVKSEHHKTDSSPFSKNKNERNEKKRLS